The nucleotide sequence GAAAAAATGGATCGCCTTTTCCCATGAGGTCATTGCTCACGGCCGCAGGGTCTGTACGGCGCGGAAACCGGACTGCCCTGCTTGCCTGCTGCTGAAACTCTGCCCTTTCGGTCAGTCTCGCTGAAAAGAGTCACATTCGATTTTTTTTCATATAACCAATAAAGGAGGAGTAACCATGGCCAAGATTTTGGTTGTGAACCAGGAACGATGCACGGGCTGCTGTTTGTGCGAGATGGTCTGCTCGGTAAAAAAGGAGGGTGTTAGCGATCCCTCCCGGGCAAGGATCCATGTGGTCAAATGGGAGATGGAGGGATTTTATCTGCCAATGTTCTGCCAGCACTGCGAGGAACCGGTGTGCGCGGCGGTCTGCCCGGTCAACGCCATTGAAAAAGACGAGTCTTCGGGGCGGGTGGTAACGAATTTTGACCTGTGCATCGGTTGTCGAACCT is from Deltaproteobacteria bacterium and encodes:
- a CDS encoding 4Fe-4S dicluster domain-containing protein, yielding MAKILVVNQERCTGCCLCEMVCSVKKEGVSDPSRARIHVVKWEMEGFYLPMFCQHCEEPVCAAVCPVNAIEKDESSGRVVTNFDLCIGCRTCIFACPLGGVGFDSKAQKILRCDLCDGEPTCVEFCDTKAIQYVDSSKVQTRKMRGVAEKLYRVLKAATNP